Proteins encoded by one window of Panicum virgatum strain AP13 chromosome 7N, P.virgatum_v5, whole genome shotgun sequence:
- the LOC120683712 gene encoding probable nucleolar protein 5-1 — protein MVKLESFTLMRRRKKNASIVDSLPCRGLMLLLFETPSGFALFTFNGALCYLPDRMDNLWAEFGSPSRANMMVFAKGFLSFEDKSRAINGDGVDSELAGLINRWHKPGMNLYVGKPEYRMIIESVLKIPCRMCCQTVLEIMWGIQQHMGTLVDEEKSKLTKEDRLPMSQGLMKFLSNRGYDVKPEMVNEKIFLAACALFHCGADDENKLGLLRDAGLYIRDISGIACEDWDILKLAIAVKVICCPKELTDFHEVLAEDVVSKLKGDAPKYKGVAVKVCWLSTYHAVVSNHRLRIAKKKMLGSLVRKAKKAYEAEQAEVCDKVKLHGESQQIAQDHMTSVSSPTMRTVIRRSPRLNRKLHENSGEGTPHKRPKY, from the exons ATGGTCAAATTGGAGTCTTTCACCTTGATGAGAAGGCGAAAAAAAAATGCCTCTATAG TCGACAGTTTGCCGTGTCGTGGGTTAATGTTGCTGCTGTTTGAGACGCCCTCTGGCTTCGCACTTTTCACTTTTAATGGTGCTCTATGCTACCTACCTGATCGTATGGAT AATCTCTGGGCAGAGTTTGGAAGCCCCAGCCGCGCAAATATG ATGGTTTTTGCAAAGGGATTTCTATCTTTTGAGGACAAATCCAGAGCCATCAATGGTGATGGTGTTGACAGCGAGCTTGCTGGTCTGATCAACAGGTGGCACAAACCTGGGATGAACTTGTATGTTGGAAAGCCTGAGTATAGAATGATCATTGAATCAGTGTTG AAAATACCCTGCCGCATGTGTTGTCAAACTGTGTTGGAGATAATGTGGGGCATACAACAACACATGGGCACATTAGTGGATGAAGAAAAATCAAAGCTGACTAAAGAGGACCGCTTACCAATGAGTCAAGGACTAATGAAGTTCCTGAGTAATCGTGGATATGATGTCAAACCAGAGATG GTCAATGAGAAGATTTTTTTGGCGGCATGCGCCTTGTTTCATTGTGGTGCTGATGATGAGAATAAGTTAGGACTCTTGCGCGATGCTGGTCTCTACATTAGAGATATTTCTGGCATTGCTTGTGAGGATTGGGACATACTGAAGCTTGCGATAGCTGTTAAGGTGATATGTTGCCCTAAAGAACTCACCGATTTTCATGAG GTTCTTGCAGAAGATGTGGTATCAAAGTTGAAAGGTGATGCACCTAAATATAAAGGTGTCGCAGTTAAGGTCTGTTGGTTGAGTACCTACCACGCAGTTGTGTCTAACCATCGTCTGAGGATTGCGAAGAAAAAAATGTTGGGGTCCTTGGTTAGGAAAGCTAAGAAAGCATATGAAGCAGAACAAGCGGAAGTATGTGACAAGGTTAAGTTGCATGGAGAGTCGCAGCAAATTGCTCAAGACCATATGACCTCTGTGTCCAGTCCCACCATGAGAACAGTGATCAGGCGCAGTCCAAGGCTGAACCGAAAGCTGCATGAGAACAGTGGTGAGGGTACTCCCCATAAGCGGCCTAAATACTGA
- the LOC120683711 gene encoding beta-glucosidase 12-like: MYTHTKAMAGLRVLLPFLLLAVAFGAHDGAALPPISRRSFPEGFIFGTSSASYQYEGGVMDGGRGPSIWDTFTHHHPDKIIDRSNGDVAVDSYHLYKEDVRLMKDMGMDAYRFSISWTRILPNGSLSGGVNREGVRYYNNLIDELLLKGVQPFVTLFHFDSPQALEDKYGGFLSPNIINDYRDYAEVCFKEFGDRVKHWITFNEPGGFCTAGYASGVFAPARCSPWEQGNCSAGDSGTEPYTVCHHQLLAHAETVRLYKEKYQAVQGGKMGISLNSLWFLPSSPSKSNNDAARRALDFTFGWFMDPLVGGDYPLNMKGLVGNRLPRFTRKQSKMLKGAFDFIGLNYYTTYYAANLPPANGLNISYTTDSQANLSGIRNGVPIGPQAASPWLYVYPRGFSELLLYVKENYGNPTIYITENGFDEANNMSLPLQEALKDDTRIEYHHKHLLALLSAIRDGANVKGYFAWSLLDNFEWVYGYTVRFGLNFVDYNDGLKRYPKNSARWFKEFLQN; the protein is encoded by the exons ATGTACACACACACAAAAGCAATGGCTGGGCTTCGTGTTCTACTTCCGTTTCTCCTCCTAGCCGTCGCTTTTGGCGCCCACGACGGCGCTGCCCTGCCGCCGATCAGCCGGAGAAGCTTCCCTGAGGGATTCATATTCGGGACATCCTCGGCTTCCTATCAG TATGAAGGTGGCGTGATGGACGGGGGCAGAGGACCAAGCATCTGGGACACCTTCACCCATCACCACCCAG ATAAAATTATTGACAGAAGCAATGGGGATGTGGCCGTGGATTCTTACCATCTGTACAAA GAAGATGTGCGCCTCATGAAGGACATGGGAATGGATGCATACAGATTCTCCATCTCATGGACAAGAATTCTTCCAA ATGGAAGTCTGAGCGGTGGAGTCAACAGAGAAGGTGTGAGATACTACAACAATTTGATTGATGAACTCTTGTTGAAAG GGGTGCAGCCATTTGTGACCCTTTTTCACTTCGACTCACCTCAGGCATTAGAAGACAAATACGGAGGATTTCTTAGTCCTAATATAAT TAACGACTACAGGGACTATGCTGAAGTCTGCTTCAAAGAGTTTGGTGATCGAGTCAAACACTGGATCACGTTCAATGAACCCGGAGGCTTCTGCACAGCAGGGTATGCATCTGGAGTGTTTGCACCAGCCCGGTGCTCGCCATGGGAGCAGGGCAACTGCAGTGCTGGGGATTCAGGAACGGAGCCTTACACTGTATGTCATCATCAACTACTTGCCCATGCAGAAACAGTTCGCTTGTACAAAGAGAAGTACCAG GCGGTCCAAGGAGGGAAGATGGGAATATCATTAAACTCACTTTGGTTTCTCCCTTCGTCCCCATCCAAATCCAACAATGATGCAGCGAGACGTGCCTTGGATTTCACATTTGGATG GTTTATGGACCCCCTTGTTGGAGGTGACTACCCACTCAACATGAAAGGATTGGTGGGAAATCGCTTGCCACGATTCACAAGAAAACAATCTAAGATGCTCAAGGGTGCATTTGACTTCATCGGACTCAACTACTATACTACATACTATGCTGCTAATCTTCCTCCTGCAAATGGCCTTAACATTAGCTATACCACTGATTCTCAAGCTAATCTTTCGG GTATTCGAAATGGTGTCCCCATAGGTCCCCAG GCTGCTAGTCCTTGGCTCTACGTGTACCCTCGAGGCTTTAGTGAGCTTCTACTTTATGTTAAGGAAAACTATGGCAACCCTACTATCTACATCACTGAAAACG GCTTTGACGAAGCCAACAACATGAGCTTGCCACTCCAGGAAGCCCTGAAGGACGACACTCGCATAGAGTACCACCACAAGCACCTCCTTGCCCTGTTAAGTGCTATAAG GGATGGAGCAAATGTGAAAGGATACTTCGCATGGTCGCTGCTAGATAACTTCGAGTGGGTGTATGGCTACACAGTCCGGTTCGGGCTAAACTTCGTGGACTACAACGACGGGTTGAAGCGGTACCCCAAGAACTCAGCCCGTTGGTTCAAGGAGTTCCTGCAAAACTGA
- the LOC120683147 gene encoding polygalacturonase inhibitor-like, producing the protein MFLLLAAASNHQTTLKPLTKLWLTFNITSPRPFDPPRLHNALFITSLHHTFTHLKQIGSTSSIAMATHRLIILFLLSSQLITMSLSSLPPRGSSDPDDLPTLLKIKAQFGNPAALAEWQPGTDPCSWPYAYCNQYRRVVSLFLENVNITSTLPPAIGELDQLETLSIENMPGLHGPIPDSFGKLAHLSVFNVMVTSVSGSIPASLSRTNLSSVSFFGNKLTGRIPTSLEKLPHLTFFDAANNDLVGPIPPRLVHGSTPDMPLGLKLSNNRLSGNIPWLYGIERYIMEFKVANNQLAGDASFLFGRRKRVDDLDLSGNRLKFNLTGLEMPRDLLFLNLSHNRIYGGVPASLRESRVVTLDLSYNQLCGEIPAGGRMGWFKAEAYGHNKCLCGAPLPPCASGHY; encoded by the coding sequence ATGTTCCTATTGCTTGCAGCTGCATCAAATCATCAAACGACTCTTAAACCCTTGACCAAACTGTGGCTTACCTTCAACATTACGTCTCCGCGCCCATTTGACCCCCCACGCCTACATAACGCACTGTTCATCACCTCGCTTCATCACACATTCACACACCTCAAGCAAATCGGAAGTACATCGTCGATAGCCATGGCCACCCACCGACTCATCATCCTCTTCCTCCTATCTTCCCAACTGATCACCATGTCGCTGTCGTCTCTGCCTCCGCGGGGCAGCAGCGACCCTGATGACCTCCCCACGCTGCTCAAGATCAAGGCGCAGTTCGGCAACCCGGCCGCGCTCGCGGAGTGGCAGCCCGGCACGGACCCCTGCAGCTGGCCGTACGCCTACTGCAACCAGTACCGCCGCGTCGTCTCGCTCTTCCTCGAGAACGTCAACATCACATCCACGCTCCCGCCGGCCATCGGCGAGCTCGACCAGCTCGAGACCCTCAGCATCGAGAACATGCCGGGCCTGCACGGCCCCATCCCGGACTCCTTCGGCAAGCTCGCGCACCTCTCCGTCTTCAACGTCATGGTCACCTCCGTCTCGGGCTCCATCCCGGCGTCCCTCTCCCGCACCAACCTCTCCTCCGTCAGCTTCTTCGGGAACAAGCTCACCGGCAGGATCCCCACGTCGCTGGAGAAGCTGCCGCACCTGACCTTCTTCGACGCCGCGAACAACGACCTCGTCGGGCCCATCCCGCCGCGGCTCGTGCACGGCAGCACGCCCGACATGCCGCTGGGACTGAAGCTGTCGAACAACCGGCTGTCCGGGAACATCCCCTGGCTCTACGGGATCGAGAGGTACATTATGGAGTTCAAGGTCGCGAACAaccagctcgccggcgacgcgtcgTTCCTCTTCGGGCGGCGCAAGAGGGTGGATGACCTCGACCTCTCGGGGAACCGTCTCAAGTTCAACCTGACCGGGCTGGAGATGCCCAGGGACCTGCTGTTCCTGAACCTGAGCCACAACCGGATCTACGGCGGCGTACCGGCGTCGCTGCGGGAGTCGAGGGTGGTGACGCTGGACCTCAGCTACAACCAGCTCTGCGGGGAGATACCCGCCGGCGGGAGGATGGGGTGGTTCAAGGCGGAGGCGTACGGCCACAACAAGTGCCTCTGcggggcgccgctgccgccctgcGCAAGCGGCCACTACTGA
- the LOC120682758 gene encoding uncharacterized protein LOC120682758, with translation MSWVPMRCGDGKLCGDGGAEYPCVRRFRHRRLIAFLWMYGFEATVESMLGESDAICSPRRLQQLVHRQQWRDARSYLCRFLPPPVGTERLSVEAHVLHCFLGVHTVLASIVAGVKEDPAYSQYLSHDRTVSYGAVRIRSIILSILCARQQVRTSIDWECVRYKAADIIYDLVSRTPELKDLILMPGNRMKPHNVLPIGFGFRGRRHLKKRTRRARASALAKVYIGRQRSLPAISDPSQESYDELTVSKALDWVADIVDECLKAGRRPESHPVR, from the exons ATGTCGTGGGTCCCAATGAGGTGCGGAGACGGCAAACtctgcggcgacggcggcgcggagtaCCCGTGCGTGAGGCGGTTCCGGCACCGGCGGCTCATCGCCTTCCTCTGGATGTACGGCTTCGAAGCCACCGTCGAATC GATGCTCGGCGAGTCGGACGCCATCTGCAGCCCACGCCGCCTGCAACAGCTCGTGCACCGACAGCAGTGGCGCGACGCCCGCAGCTACCTCTGCCgcttcctgccgccgccggtgggcACCGAACGGCTCAGCGTCGAGGCCCATGTCCTTCACTGCTTCCTCGGCGTGCACACGGTCTTGGCCAGCATCGTCGCCGGCGTAAAGGAAGACCCCGCCTACAGCCAGTACCTCAGCCACGACAGGACCGTCAGCTACGGCGCTGTCAGGATCCGCTCCATCATTCTCAGCATTCTCTGCGCACGGCAACAAGTGAG GACTTCGATTGACTGGGAATGCGTGAGGTACAAGGCGGCGGATATTATCTATGACTTGGTTTCTCGGACTCCGGAGCTCAAAGATCTCATCTTAATGCCGGGCAACCGAATGAAGCCACACAATGTTCTTCCCATTGGGTTCGG TTTCCGCGGGAGGCGTCACTTAAAGAAACGGACCCGCCGGGCAAGAGCATCTGCTCTTGCCAAGGTCTATATTGGCCGACAGAGGAG tcTACCAGCTATATCGGATCCCTCTCAGGAATCTTATGATG AACTGACCGTGTCCAAGGCACTGGATTGGGTGGCAGATATTGTTG ATGAATGTTTGAAAGCTGGTAGGCGTCCAGAGTCTCATCCAGTTCGTTAA